A single Nomia melanderi isolate GNS246 chromosome 13, iyNomMela1, whole genome shotgun sequence DNA region contains:
- the LOC143175208 gene encoding uncharacterized protein LOC143175208 isoform X1 produces the protein MDYDSASSCENRLRDFDASEDLPRSRELRTIDNSVCTSGSAPWQSLQVMASQPKLKLGMVNNSLSNQVMEYYQKYSQNTNLDQYFSLPPTNTSPEAIKYYYSIYKLNPKLAAGRQDCIGEEYNLRSYVPRERRRWVRPPLIGQSSNTDSSTSYVQPLSNSESPSPDLKRNTPETILEEKNENPELLTETVERKVSSPTSSIASHKPLEWDSGADVGYFHTLPQNKQGDKKLSTIERMALARGCSAALRLDPEGTTESGVSGKLAGAQRNSKTVTPDANSTPLLGNISGSESEIEITPIVKNHLSGIIAGNTINSNERTLPKDFKQQDSPLQTSRRDQNNDTPKLPFPFKIPAVKQTEVRRTISKQFTNKENVCPPASPLKKSTSMNTLIIPASKFTLKRSQSELNLHAKDKNRAGLPLMFNSSSSIATIVNKPSTCDKVIQTSLNACSQESVGVQVSVLDEEKPPLPKRGTSLQKSMTVIMKNSRDTYKVPSSRKQRVNETSDTNRHIRVTKTRRSCSEPSQHGSGSQTPQLEEVENITGRANSFEYFPGHVYENVLNGSGSHVSSTDTGRSQSTLPNTSSSINEKLWGDSDSLVRDLERSVNILKSLVDANKCDKDVRKRLIHHVVKRLITAKYTDDKIEHNLEDNVPWNPDHARNKVYRAEILQALTKKHTTSDSSGDWNTQKGAACGRKPPGSGRVIAKNVVLGSSSDKIDKNTDRTETDGRKARMGLRSDDCRRSTNTEPDKSESSECFFPQRGRKTNKDLFCVKERCKMPSISKQQDSSLSNSTPDDHNRMLLDAVLNLRRSGNVRSSNTEDPVGWRLPATLSERQFEMKKCGNSDSADSKLVSYADMEKRKQLIWITNKISYLSNLKKLLEEPRRVERPRISPRKSRSTNFKKPLAPLSRIHGREDDYLRSTESDGQMNSMDEPWSSHCNLVFRPPSRAHSMIQRVKKRNSCAQTATNVTSAHSRTGGEIVSASNMHHSTMKLVNTGVQTEPQETSTIPALIQSEIVHYIKCPAHNAMHFQNSYKNNMDNQCPKHCAIQNMVSTCVYCLQEQKDQTNSVQVVHANTEHFREDSPTDSQTQLEHVNGDIESSTEATRLCVNKEVSQLKQKETKNQINASKTRHTCDCKHQAKRPMSKGCQTSSAAQTLETNNGPKCEDCQKKVYCAQERDEANGKGCNCTTACNCENNQPKKGRVPFRANPKYHQESNGCASSFEQNGYTKLCECSADCSCENRAGKALHNGTRHCGHWPEEDRNVRVRPRYNGQPENQYKAQNSKCDCEKDCSCHNRPVKHNEELYGRGYPEAGDADRSCKHCHRCNANTATQTLKQPSCQAYPKAVAYELSFTKEKVPLPNRVVNGSKPDGCVCNMVKKISPSKSSPRKDTLQDYLTRNKADFVSNAETRRQYMSEISHLRQLRKEKRIQLLAMATTSNILKSPKPSTKPTVCTQKRVSEEEIRERLRKRYLRLNEVRQRKRQQEKQEETRRNKLMAKIFCKKLQQKVLRGQVDLSQSVSVISNM, from the exons ATGGATTATGACTCTGCGTCGAGTTGCGAGAATCGTCTGAGAGATTTTGATGCTTCAGAAGATTTGCCGCGCTCGAGAGAGTTACGAACGATTGATAATTCGGTGTGCACCTCGGGTTCTGCGCCATGGCAGAGTCTGCAAGTGATGGCTTCACAGCCAAAGCTGAAACTGGGCATGGTAAACAATAGCCTCTCCAATCAGGTAATGGAATATTATCAAAAGTATTCACAGAACACGAATTTGGATCAATACTTTTCGTTGCCCCCGACCAATACATCGCCAGAagccattaaatattattacagcaTATATAAGTTAAATCCAAAACTAGCAGCTGGCAGACAAGACTGCATCGGAGAGGAATATAACTTGCGTTCATACGTGCCTAGAGAAAGAAGGAGATGGGTAAGACCTCCCTTAATAGGTCAGTCCTCGAATACAGATTCGTCGACTAGCTATGTTCAACCTCTCTCGAATTCGGAATCGCCATCCCCTGATTTGAAACGCAACACACCTGAAACAATTTTGGAAGAGAAGAATGAGAATCCAGAACTTCTAACAGAGACTGTAGAGCGTAAAGTATCTTCTCCAACTTCTAGCATTGCCTCTCACAAACCACTTGAATGGGACAGTGGTGCGGATGTTGGATACTTCCACACATTGCCCCAGAATAAACAAGGTGACAAAAAATTAAGTACTATAGAACGCATGGCTTTAGCTAGAGGTTGTTCAGCCGCTTTAAGATTAGATCCTGAGGGCACCACTGAATCCGGAGTCTCTGGTAAGCTTGCAGGAGCACAGAGGAACTCTAAAACTGTTACACCTGATGCCAACTCCACTCCCCTGTTGGGAAACATTTCAGGTTCTGAAAGTGAAATCGAGATCACTCCTATAGTAAAGAATCATTTGTCAGGTATAATAGCAGGGAATACTATAAATTCCAATGAAAGGACATTACCAAAAGACTTCAAACAACAGGACTCTCCTTTACAAACTTCAAGAAGGGACCAAAACAATGATACCCCCAAATTGCCATTTCCTTTCAAAATCCCCGCGGTAAAGCAGACAGAGGTAAGACGGACGATAAGCAAGCAGTTCACGAACAAGGAGAACGTGTGCCCCCCAGCCTCACCGTTGAAGAAGAGTACATCGATGAACACGTTGATCATACCGGCGTCAAAGTTCACGCTGAAGAGGAGCCAGAGCGAGTTGAATTTGCACGCGAAAGACAAGAACCGGGCTGGGTTGCCGTTGATGTTCAACTCATCTTCGTCGATCGCCACCATTGTAAATAAGCCCTCCACTTGCGACAAAGTGATACAGACGAGTCTGAATGCGTGCAGCCAAGAGTCCGTCGGCGTTCAGGTCTCTGTTCTCGACGAGGAGAAACCGCCGTTACCAAAGAGAGGAACTAGTTTACAGAAGAGCATGACCGTGATCATGAAGAACTCCAGAGATACGTACAAGGTCCCAAGTTCGAGGAAACAGCGAGTCAACGAGACCAGCGACACCAACAGGCATATCAGAGTGACCAAGACGCGTCGTAGCTGTTCGGAGCCTTCTCAGCACGGCTCAGGGTCGCAGACACCTCAACTGGAAGAAGTGGAGAACATAACCGGTCGAGCAAATAGCTTCGAATACTTCCCTGGACACGTCTACGAGAATGTACTGAATGGAAGCGGCAGTCATGTCTCGTCAACGGACACCGGCAGGTCTCAGTCTACACTGCCGAACACCAGCTCCAGCATTAACGAGAAACTCTGGGGCGATTCAGATAGTTTAGTCAGGGACCTAGAACGTAGTGTCAACATCCTGAAGAGCTTGGTGGATGCGAACAAGTGCGACAAGGATGTGAGGAAAAGACTGATTCACCATGTGGTAAAGAGACTGATCACCGCCAAATACACCGACGATAAGATCGAGCATAATTTAGAGGATAACGTACCCTGGAATCCGGACCATGCTAGGAACAAGGTATACAGGGCGGAGATTCTTCAGGCTCTGACGAAGAAGCACACGACGAGCGACTCTTCGGGGGATTGGAACACGCAGAAAGGAGCCGCGTGCGGACGCAAGCCACCTGGAAGCGGGAGAGTCATTGCGAAGAACGTTGTTTTAGGAAGCAGTAGCGATAAGATCGACAAGAATACTGACAGAACGGAGACCGATGGGCGAAAAGCAAGAATGGGCCTGAGATCCGATGATTGTCGTCGAAGTACCAATACGGAGCCGGATAAGAGCGAGAGTTCTGAATGCTTCTTCCCGCAAAGGGGTCGCAAAACTAACAAAGACTTATTCTGCGTGAAGGAGAGATGCAAGATGCCCAGCATATCGAAGCAGCAAGACTCTAGTTTATCGAACAGTACGCCAGACGATCACAACAGGATGCTGCTGGACGCGGTCTTAAATTTGAGGAGGTCGGGAAACGTTCGTTCCAGCAATACCGAAGATCCAGTGGGATGGAGGCTGCCAGCGACCTTGTCGGAAAGACAGTTTGAGATGAAGAAGTGTGGGAACTCAGACTCTGCAGACTCAAAATTGGTCAGTTACGCGGATATGGAGAAAAGGAAGCAGTTGATTTGGATCACGAACAAGATCAGTTATTTATCGAACTTGAAGAAGTTGTTGGAAGAACCGCGGAGGGTTGAGAGACCCAGAATATCACCTAGGAAGTCGAGGTCGACAAACTTCAAGAAACCACTTGCTCCTTTGAGTCGTATACATGGTAGAGAAGATGATTACCTGCGAAGCACAGAGTCTGATGGACAAATGAACTCCATGGATGAACCGTGGTCTTCCCACTGCAACCTTGTGTTTCGACCACCTAGTCGAGCACACAGTATGATTCAAAGGGTCAAGAAGCGAAACAGCTGCGCTCAAACAGCGACCAATGTTACCAGTGCCCACTCGAGAACTGGCGGCGAGATCGTGTCCGCTTCGAACATGCATCACTCTACCATGAAATTGGTGAACACCGGTGTGCAGACTGAACCTCAGGAAACTTCGACAATACCTGCTTTGATACAGTCAGAGATCGTGCATTATATCAAGTGTCCAGCGCACAACGCGATGCACTTCCAGAACAGCTACAAGAACAACATGGATAATCAATGCCCTAAGCACTGTGCTATTCAGAATATGGTGTCCACATGCGTGTACTGCCTCCAGGAACAAAAGGATCAGACTAACAGTGTGCAAGTGGTGCACGCGAATACTGAACATTTTAGAGAGGACAGTCCCACGGATTCGCAGACGCAGTTGGAACACGTTAATGGCGATATCGAGAGCTCTACCGAGGCCACTCGGCTCTGTGTTAATAAAGAGGTCAGTCAGCTGAAACAGAAAGAGACTAAGAATCAAATAAACGCCTCGAAGACGAGGCACACTTGCGACTGCAAGCACCAGGCCAAAAGACCGATGTCCAAGGGGTGTCAGACGAGTTCTGCCGCTCAGACACTGGAAACGAATAATGGTCCTAAATGTGAAGATTGCCAGAAGAAGGTGTATTGTGCTCAAGAGAGGGACGAAGCGAATGGCAAAGGGTGCAACTGCACTACAGCTTGCAACTGTGAGAACAATCAGCCAAAGAAAGGCCGAGTACCATTTAGAGCCAACCCGAAGTACCATCAGGAGAGCAACGGATGCGCCTCGAGCTTCGAACAGAATGGTTACACAAAGTTATGCGAATGCTCGGCTGATTGTTCTTGCGAGAATAGAGCTGGCAAGGCTCTGCACAATGGTACTCGCCATTGTGGCCATTGGCCAGAAGAGGACCGTAATGTCCGCGTTCGGCCTCGCTACAACGGGCAGCCTGAGAATCAGTACAAAGCACAAAACTCAAAATGCGATTGCGAGAAGGATTGCTCGTGCCACAACAGACCAGTGAAACACAACGAAGAGTTGTACGGCAGGGGCTATCCAGAAGCGGGCGACGCAGATAGGAGTTGTAAACACTGTCATCGCTGTAACGCCAACACGGCTACTCAGACTTTGAAGCAGCCTAGCTGTCAAGCTTACCCGAAAGCAGTCGCCTACGAATTGTCGTTCACGAAGGAGAAAGTGCCATTACCGAATCGTGTTGTTAACGGGAGCAAACCTGATGGCTGTGTTTGTAACATGGTGAAGAAGATTAGTCCCAGTAAGAGCTCGCCAAGGAAGGATACCTTACAG GATTACCTGACCAGGAACAAAGCGGATTTCGTAAGCAACGCGGAAACGCGCAGGCAATATATGTCGGAAATATCCCACCTGCGGCAGCTGCGAAAAGAGAAGCGGATTCAACTGCTAGCGATGGCTACCACGTCGAACATACTTAAATCGCCGAAGCCTTCTACGAAACCGACTG TTTGCACGCAGAAGCGGGTGAGCGAAGAGGAGATCAGGGAGAGACTGAGGAAACGGTATCTCCGTTTGAACGAGGTGCGCCAGAGAAAGCGGCAGCAGGAGAAGCAAGAAGAGACCCGACGGAACAAGCTGATGGCGAAGATCTTTTGCAAGAAGCTGCAACAAAAGGTACTAAGAGGTCAGGTGGATCTGTCCCAGAGCGTCAGCGTTATATCCAACATGTAA